A portion of the Eubacterium maltosivorans genome contains these proteins:
- a CDS encoding type II secretion system F family protein produces the protein MEVMKPAWLKAVSFKSGRIRMLGLFCRQMAITLSAGVSIIDALELSGREHKNSAFGETVLQVKALVKQGNSLSEALRQFPKVFPELMVQMVRSGEMSGCMDLVMENLGVYYEGQADLRSRIAQALFYPSLVMVVAVGVVMYLMAGVLPAFVEIFESMEAELPRTTELLMRASTALMSGGGWILLAVLLLLAAGQLVVRQERGALARDRLLLRLLWIGPFIRLMEGVRFADAMAIMVNSGIDMISALEIAGKILGNRVMRHKISAVQEAVRRGAALSDSLAEAGIFDRRFVQMIRIGESSGTMEQVLIKVSAYYNGEIDRKIKKMTALLEPVVLLVVGGLVFFIMASVMQPVFEIYSGYSELV, from the coding sequence ATGGAAGTGATGAAACCGGCATGGCTTAAAGCAGTGTCGTTTAAATCAGGGCGCATCAGGATGCTCGGGCTCTTTTGCAGGCAGATGGCGATTACGCTTTCGGCTGGGGTTTCGATCATCGACGCTCTGGAGCTGTCCGGGAGGGAGCATAAAAACAGCGCCTTCGGGGAGACGGTTTTGCAGGTCAAGGCACTGGTAAAACAGGGGAACAGCCTTTCCGAGGCGCTGCGCCAGTTTCCAAAGGTTTTTCCTGAGCTTATGGTCCAGATGGTGCGCTCGGGTGAAATGAGCGGCTGCATGGATTTAGTTATGGAAAATCTGGGAGTTTACTATGAGGGGCAGGCTGATCTGAGGAGCAGAATCGCCCAGGCGCTATTCTATCCGTCATTGGTGATGGTGGTGGCTGTGGGGGTGGTTATGTACCTTATGGCAGGCGTGCTGCCAGCCTTTGTGGAAATATTTGAGAGTATGGAGGCAGAGTTGCCGCGGACCACCGAACTTCTCATGCGGGCCAGCACAGCGCTGATGTCCGGCGGCGGCTGGATACTGCTGGCGGTTTTACTGCTGCTGGCAGCAGGGCAGCTGGTGGTCAGACAAGAAAGGGGCGCGCTGGCAAGGGATCGTTTATTGCTGCGGCTTTTGTGGATTGGGCCGTTTATCCGGCTGATGGAAGGGGTGCGCTTTGCGGACGCCATGGCCATTATGGTCAACAGCGGCATTGATATGATCAGCGCGCTGGAAATCGCCGGTAAAATTTTGGGAAACCGTGTCATGCGCCATAAAATAAGCGCTGTGCAGGAAGCAGTTAGGCGTGGGGCAGCCTTGTCCGACAGCCTGGCAGAGGCTGGGATCTTTGACCGGCGATTTGTCCAGATGATTCGTATCGGCGAGAGCTCGGGAACCATGGAGCAGGTGCTCATAAAGGTTTCGGCTTATTATAACGGCGAGATCGATCGGAAAATCAAGAAAATGACTGCGCTGCTGGAGCCGGTGGTGCTGCTTGTGGTTGGCGGCCTGGTGTTTTTTATCATGGCGTCAGTTATGCAGCCAGTATTTGAAATCTATTCGGGCTATTCTGAGCTCGTGTAA
- a CDS encoding competence type IV pilus major pilin ComGC has translation MKKIKRQIMEKCGFTLIELIIVLAILGMLAALAIPQFSKVLDNSGLKTDQANLSIVQTALEVYKADNNGSLPTLAAGEGSDFDKLVTALKNAEYLKTDKIESQSGGVFNYKNGEISFAPESSPPSPSS, from the coding sequence ATGAAAAAAATAAAAAGACAGATTATGGAAAAATGCGGTTTTACCCTCATTGAGCTGATCATTGTGCTAGCCATACTGGGAATGCTGGCAGCACTGGCGATTCCTCAGTTTTCAAAGGTGCTGGATAATTCGGGCTTAAAGACAGACCAGGCGAATTTATCCATTGTCCAGACAGCTCTGGAGGTTTATAAGGCGGATAATAACGGCAGCCTGCCAACGCTGGCAGCCGGAGAGGGCAGCGATTTTGACAAGCTGGTCACCGCGCTGAAAAACGCCGAATATCTGAAAACAGATAAAATCGAATCGCAGTCCGGCGGCGTTTTTAACTATAAAAACGGCGAGATCAGCTTCGCGCCGGAATCATCCCCGCCTTCTCCGTCTAGTTGA
- a CDS encoding type II secretion system protein, which translates to MAGQRGHTLIELIITLSILGFALAVTAGLGYSAVEGNAKRAAEAEYEQVLDAVLKSRDAAMMSGDRYGTSAKLYKDRVDIIAFDPGRREMVVTQSVQLRQCRITWNLVQNEIVFSGAGVVNRGGTITFYHNDRPEKYLIIQPVTGRIYLSDKNTV; encoded by the coding sequence ATGGCCGGTCAGAGAGGGCACACCCTGATTGAGCTTATCATTACCCTGTCCATTCTGGGCTTTGCCCTGGCGGTGACCGCGGGACTGGGGTATTCGGCGGTTGAGGGAAATGCAAAGCGGGCTGCTGAGGCAGAGTACGAGCAGGTACTTGACGCGGTTTTAAAGAGCCGCGACGCGGCCATGATGTCTGGTGATCGTTACGGCACGTCGGCAAAGCTGTATAAAGACCGGGTGGATATTATAGCGTTTGATCCGGGCAGGCGGGAGATGGTGGTGACACAATCTGTACAGCTCAGGCAGTGCCGGATTACATGGAACCTTGTTCAGAATGAGATTGTTTTCAGTGGGGCTGGCGTGGTCAACCGCGGGGGCACCATCACCTTTTACCACAACGACCGGCCGGAGAAATACCTGATTATACAGCCTGTCACAGGGAGGATTTATTTAAGTGATAAAAATACAGTCTGA
- a CDS encoding prepilin-type N-terminal cleavage/methylation domain-containing protein, protein MIKIQSDIRGVSLIEAVVAIAVLGVGIVSVFTIYHTVIMGERVSEGILEQSVNINGIVNEIRTGIPAGRSEQEFEEEVRAIVRRHPGWQVETHLSERLSGLYALQLSYDAAGGRKKVFYAKVVYP, encoded by the coding sequence GTGATAAAAATACAGTCTGATATACGGGGCGTAAGCCTTATTGAGGCAGTGGTGGCCATTGCGGTGCTTGGGGTGGGGATTGTGTCCGTCTTTACCATTTACCACACAGTGATTATGGGGGAAAGGGTTTCTGAGGGGATTCTGGAGCAAAGCGTCAATATCAACGGGATTGTAAACGAAATACGCACCGGAATCCCTGCCGGAAGGTCGGAGCAGGAGTTTGAAGAGGAAGTCAGAGCCATTGTAAGAAGGCACCCGGGCTGGCAGGTCGAAACACACCTATCCGAGCGCCTCTCAGGGCTTTACGCGTTACAGCTGAGCTATGATGCGGCTGGCGGAAGAAAGAAGGTTTTTTATGCGAAGGTGGTTTATCCGTAG
- the aroD gene encoding type I 3-dehydroquinate dehydratase, whose translation MLSKNQFVTCIPLVSDNEEDLYREIDEALAQKPDYLEWRRDYFLEDDYEQERRILRKIRNLGVSLIYTFRDVKEGGFRHVLNEDRWKHIANAAKSNAVTYIDVELNSSEEYFEAVRQVVKSTQSRLMVSYHDFDKTGAYDEIISILDRMSEKGADAFKLALYARDKVDFKTASAAGGTYSLKTDKPMIMISMGEEGRLSRILPEVMGGCLTFASGVKATAPGQITLEDILKLRETLGL comes from the coding sequence ATGTTAAGTAAAAACCAATTTGTTACCTGTATTCCGTTAGTATCGGATAATGAAGAGGACCTGTACCGCGAGATTGACGAGGCACTGGCCCAGAAGCCAGATTATCTGGAATGGCGCCGGGATTATTTTCTGGAGGATGACTATGAACAGGAACGGAGAATTTTAAGAAAAATCCGGAACCTGGGCGTAAGCCTTATTTATACCTTCCGCGATGTGAAGGAGGGCGGTTTCCGGCATGTTTTAAACGAGGACCGCTGGAAACATATCGCCAATGCGGCCAAGTCCAACGCGGTTACTTACATTGATGTTGAACTTAACAGCAGCGAGGAATATTTTGAAGCGGTCAGGCAGGTGGTGAAATCCACACAGAGCAGGCTGATGGTTTCCTATCATGACTTTGATAAAACCGGCGCCTATGATGAAATCATTTCTATTCTGGACAGGATGTCGGAAAAGGGAGCGGACGCCTTTAAGCTGGCGCTGTATGCAAGAGATAAAGTCGATTTTAAGACTGCCTCAGCAGCTGGCGGCACCTACAGCCTGAAAACAGACAAGCCCATGATCATGATTTCCATGGGTGAGGAAGGTCGCCTGTCCAGAATTCTGCCGGAAGTGATGGGGGGATGCCTGACCTTTGCTTCAGGCGTCAAAGCGACTGCGCCGGGTCAGATTACGCTGGAGGACATTTTGAAATTGCGGGAGACCCTTGGGCTTTAA
- a CDS encoding shikimate kinase, which translates to MRKKNIALIGYMGTGKTTIGKRLARKLGLTFVDTDAYIEKQQGKKISQIFEEDGEPAFRRMEETALKALMENENLLISTGGGIVLSEQNRKVLKERTFLVTLTASPGAIYSRVRGNTDRPLLQEADPYQKIVDMLRARKPYYEIGDIMIPTDELSEKICVERIVEAYQKS; encoded by the coding sequence ATGAGAAAGAAGAACATTGCACTGATTGGCTACATGGGGACAGGGAAAACCACCATCGGAAAACGCCTGGCCAGGAAGCTGGGTCTGACCTTTGTAGACACCGACGCCTATATCGAAAAACAGCAGGGAAAGAAGATATCCCAGATATTTGAGGAAGATGGAGAGCCAGCTTTCAGAAGGATGGAGGAGACCGCACTTAAAGCTCTGATGGAAAATGAGAATCTCCTGATTTCGACCGGCGGCGGGATTGTTTTAAGTGAACAGAACCGAAAGGTATTAAAAGAGCGGACCTTTCTGGTAACTTTAACCGCTTCGCCAGGGGCGATCTACAGCCGGGTGCGGGGAAATACAGACCGTCCGCTGCTTCAGGAGGCTGATCCCTACCAGAAGATTGTGGATATGCTAAGAGCCCGGAAGCCCTATTATGAGATTGGCGATATCATGATACCAACAGATGAATTATCAGAGAAAATTTGTGTTGAACGGATTGTAGAGGCATATCAAAAAAGTTGA
- a CDS encoding tyrosine-type recombinase/integrase: MMMVAGHLREQNGYFQMILSWKGADGKRKSKSISTGLAVKGNKKRAEAMLLKTRKEFNPENLLENADVPFHVFLNKWLKENAFSFSPSTYAEYAYDVRSQIEPFFEKHPIGLLKMSGRDLEAFYRYERQEHEASSQELLQYHEIIVAAFQYAVELTWLKENPVAHINPCADEAPILFTDFILEWLEMMKSSVELTTYSSYANSIKGSIVPYFKDKMLTLQDLEKHPKHIQDYYQFELGKGLTANTVIHRHANIRKCLQYAFQIGLIKSNPADRVERPRKDKYLATIYNQQELEILFKTVKGDPIELGVILAAFYGLRRSEVVGLKWDAIDFEKKTISIKHTVTQVNVDGKNITVQKDRTKTKSSYRTLPLVPPFEELLRRLKQEQLVNQKVCGAAYCKKYLDYIYVNAMGELVKPNFITQHFEIVLKNHGLKKIRFHDLRHSCASLLYANGVSLRDIQEWLGHSDIGTTSNIYTHLDYSSKVSSANAILAFYPQNTRVQTIGQ, encoded by the coding sequence ATGATGATGGTAGCAGGCCACCTGAGAGAACAAAATGGATATTTCCAGATGATATTAAGCTGGAAAGGTGCTGACGGTAAACGAAAAAGCAAATCTATCAGCACAGGACTTGCCGTAAAGGGCAATAAAAAGCGGGCTGAAGCAATGCTGCTCAAGACCCGAAAAGAATTTAACCCCGAAAACCTGCTAGAAAACGCAGATGTGCCGTTTCATGTTTTTTTGAATAAGTGGCTGAAAGAAAACGCTTTTTCCTTTAGCCCAAGTACATACGCGGAATATGCCTACGATGTTAGAAGTCAGATTGAGCCATTCTTTGAGAAACATCCTATTGGTTTGCTCAAAATGTCTGGACGCGATCTGGAGGCATTTTATCGCTATGAAAGACAGGAACACGAGGCTTCTTCGCAGGAATTGCTGCAATACCACGAGATAATCGTGGCAGCATTTCAATACGCCGTTGAGTTGACATGGCTGAAGGAAAACCCTGTGGCTCATATCAACCCGTGTGCAGATGAAGCTCCCATACTCTTTACCGATTTTATTCTGGAATGGCTGGAAATGATGAAAAGCAGCGTCGAGCTGACCACATATTCATCCTACGCCAATTCCATCAAGGGAAGCATTGTCCCGTACTTCAAAGACAAAATGCTCACCTTGCAGGACCTGGAGAAGCACCCCAAGCACATCCAGGACTACTATCAATTTGAGCTTGGTAAAGGGCTTACGGCTAATACCGTAATCCATCGCCACGCCAACATCCGTAAATGCTTGCAGTATGCGTTCCAGATCGGACTAATCAAGTCGAACCCCGCTGACCGTGTAGAGCGACCCCGGAAAGACAAATATCTTGCGACGATTTACAACCAGCAAGAGCTGGAAATCCTTTTCAAGACTGTAAAGGGCGACCCCATTGAGCTGGGTGTTATTCTTGCCGCATTTTACGGATTGCGGCGGAGCGAGGTAGTCGGACTGAAATGGGATGCGATTGACTTTGAAAAAAAGACAATCAGCATAAAGCACACCGTTACGCAAGTCAATGTGGATGGCAAGAACATCACCGTACAGAAGGACCGAACGAAAACGAAGTCCAGTTACCGGACCTTGCCTTTGGTCCCACCCTTTGAAGAACTGCTGCGGCGCTTGAAACAAGAGCAGCTTGTCAATCAAAAGGTATGCGGTGCAGCCTACTGCAAAAAATATCTGGATTATATCTATGTAAATGCAATGGGCGAACTTGTCAAACCAAACTTCATCACACAGCATTTCGAGATTGTATTGAAAAACCACGGATTGAAAAAAATCCGTTTCCACGATCTCCGCCATAGCTGTGCCAGCCTTCTTTACGCCAACGGTGTCAGTCTGAGGGACATCCAGGAGTGGCTGGGACATAGCGACATCGGAACGACATCGAATATTTACACCCACCTTGATTATAGCAGCAAGGTTTCGTCGGCAAATGCGATTCTCGCATTTTACCCGCAAAACACCAGAGTACAGACTATCGGGCAATAA
- a CDS encoding helix-turn-helix domain-containing protein: MSMSISQKDAYSMVFSNYPDIVSVAQMSKMLGISEKSAYRLLQENSIEHFRVGRTYKIPKLHILNYLHIIRRS; this comes from the coding sequence ATGAGTATGTCAATATCTCAAAAAGACGCTTACAGCATGGTTTTTTCAAACTATCCCGATATTGTCAGCGTCGCGCAAATGAGTAAAATGCTGGGGATCAGCGAGAAGTCCGCCTACCGATTGTTGCAGGAAAACAGCATTGAACATTTCCGCGTGGGCCGAACCTACAAGATTCCCAAACTTCACATATTGAATTACTTGCACATCATCAGACGAAGCTAA
- a CDS encoding RNA polymerase sigma factor, with amino-acid sequence MQKINLRELYPDVYKTDTFLDVTDEVQAVLLADKRAEALYLRQMYNYKAQYSLDCDNGIEKAIVQRPPTPEEILENQQLRDQLYAAVMELPDKQAKWIYARFYLGMTVKEIAQAESIDPSWVYKSLKRGLKHLAKKIEKV; translated from the coding sequence ATGCAGAAGATTAATCTTCGGGAGCTTTATCCCGATGTTTATAAAACAGACACTTTTTTGGATGTGACCGATGAAGTACAAGCGGTATTACTGGCCGATAAACGAGCCGAAGCACTCTACCTGCGGCAGATGTATAATTACAAAGCGCAATACTCTCTGGACTGTGACAACGGCATTGAGAAGGCTATTGTGCAGCGCCCGCCGACCCCGGAAGAAATCCTGGAGAACCAACAGCTCCGCGATCAGCTCTATGCTGCGGTGATGGAGCTACCGGACAAGCAGGCCAAGTGGATCTACGCCCGGTTCTACCTGGGTATGACCGTCAAGGAAATTGCACAAGCCGAAAGTATTGATCCGAGCTGGGTCTATAAGAGCCTTAAGCGCGGCTTAAAGCATCTGGCAAAAAAAATTGAGAAAGTTTAA
- a CDS encoding aminoglycoside 6-adenylyltransferase AadE: MRSEKEVYDIVLNFAKTDKRIRMVTLEGSRTNTNIPPDDFQDFDITFFVTDMDSFTSDDKWLDIFGERLILQKPEDMELFPAVEKGFSYLMLFTDDVKIDLTLLPLELIDEYFTWDKLVKLLLDKDNRIVKPPIPTDIDYHLQKPTQRMFDDCCNEFWNTTTYVVKGLCRKEILFAIDHMNDIVRKELLRMISWLIGIKQGFHFSLGKNYKFMKQYVPEELWERLMSTYNMDSYPHMWESFEQCMALFREVSSEVACQLDYQYPLYDEKISNYVIRQKKKYGIEDDNK, encoded by the coding sequence ATGAGATCAGAAAAGGAAGTTTATGATATTGTTTTGAATTTTGCAAAAACAGACAAACGCATTCGCATGGTTACTTTGGAAGGATCTAGAACAAATACAAATATTCCGCCTGATGATTTTCAGGATTTTGATATTACTTTTTTTGTTACGGATATGGACAGCTTCACAAGTGATGATAAATGGCTAGATATATTTGGTGAAAGGTTGATTCTGCAAAAGCCGGAAGATATGGAATTATTTCCAGCTGTAGAAAAGGGATTTTCATATTTAATGCTGTTTACTGATGATGTTAAGATAGATTTAACTTTGCTGCCGCTGGAACTGATAGACGAGTATTTTACATGGGATAAACTGGTAAAGTTACTGTTGGATAAAGACAACCGTATCGTAAAGCCGCCAATACCAACGGATATAGACTACCACTTGCAGAAGCCTACTCAAAGAATGTTTGACGATTGCTGTAATGAATTTTGGAATACTACAACATATGTAGTAAAGGGCTTATGCCGCAAAGAAATTCTTTTTGCTATTGACCATATGAATGATATAGTACGAAAAGAATTGCTTCGCATGATTTCCTGGCTGATTGGTATCAAACAGGGATTTCATTTCAGTTTGGGAAAAAACTATAAATTTATGAAGCAATATGTCCCAGAGGAATTGTGGGAACGACTTATGTCCACTTATAATATGGATTCCTATCCCCATATGTGGGAATCCTTTGAACAATGTATGGCATTGTTCCGGGAGGTTTCGTCAGAAGTGGCATGCCAGTTGGATTACCAGTATCCACTATATGATGAAAAAATCAGTAATTATGTGATTCGGCAAAAGAAAAAATATGGCATTGAAGATGATAACAAATAA
- a CDS encoding aspartate/glutamate racemase family protein, whose product MISLLGKLIYPNLENGIVIPSDKEKMIALANKYIEKENVDALILACTELPLAIKPEDVNVPIVNTTQVHINAIYQYAIR is encoded by the coding sequence ATAATATCTCTATTAGGAAAACTGATATACCCCAATTTAGAGAATGGCATAGTAATTCCTAGTGATAAAGAGAAAATGATTGCACTGGCAAATAAATACATTGAAAAAGAAAATGTAGATGCACTCATTCTCGCCTGTACGGAGCTGCCACTTGCCATAAAGCCCGAAGATGTTAATGTGCCAATCGTGAATACAACCCAAGTACATATCAATGCAATTTACCAATATGCAATTCGATAA
- a CDS encoding class I SAM-dependent methyltransferase, which translates to MNNEYDNEKFFEEYAKMSRSKEGLKAAGEWHQLKPLFPSLEGKSVLDLGCGYGWHCKFAEEQGATKILGIDLSKKMIEEAQKRNSGNQIEYRISGLEEYDYPENEWDCVISNLALHYIEDIVEIFQKVYRTLKPGGIFLFNIEHPVFTAGVGQDWIYTDDGKPQYWAIDNYFITGERNTHFLGCDVVKQHHTLTQIIMGLLNNGFELKVVEEAEPPKEMMDIPGMEDELRRPLMLLVKAIAKK; encoded by the coding sequence ATGAATAATGAATACGATAATGAGAAGTTTTTTGAAGAATATGCAAAGATGTCCCGCAGTAAAGAGGGGTTAAAAGCTGCTGGTGAATGGCATCAATTAAAACCTTTGTTTCCTTCGTTAGAAGGAAAATCTGTTCTTGACTTGGGGTGCGGATATGGCTGGCACTGCAAGTTCGCAGAAGAACAAGGAGCTACAAAAATATTAGGGATCGATTTAAGTAAGAAAATGATTGAGGAAGCCCAAAAGCGCAATTCAGGAAATCAAATTGAATATCGTATTAGCGGATTAGAGGAATACGACTATCCAGAAAATGAATGGGATTGTGTTATATCTAATTTAGCTCTGCACTATATAGAGGACATAGTGGAAATATTTCAAAAAGTGTATAGGACATTAAAACCAGGTGGAATTTTTCTTTTTAATATCGAACACCCTGTTTTTACCGCAGGAGTTGGGCAGGATTGGATTTATACAGATGATGGGAAACCGCAATATTGGGCGATTGATAATTACTTTATAACAGGAGAACGAAATACACATTTTTTAGGATGTGATGTAGTAAAACAACATCACACACTTACACAGATTATAATGGGATTGCTGAACAATGGGTTTGAGCTTAAAGTTGTAGAGGAAGCAGAACCGCCTAAAGAGATGATGGATATTCCGGGTATGGAAGATGAACTTCGCCGCCCGCTGATGTTACTTGTAAAGGCGATAGCGAAAAAATAA
- a CDS encoding AAA family ATPase has product MNQGRIIVITGSPGTGKTTTASIVAKESNMDKSVHMHTDDFFHYLSKGAIPPHLPESNEQNLVVIEAFLEAAKRYARGGYDVIVDGIVGPWFLEPWRALVREDYEVHYIVLRASKEETMKRAVERSKLDRKTNVELVETMWEQFCNLGIYESNVVDTTNYSIQETVSAVQEKIASRAALLS; this is encoded by the coding sequence ATGAATCAAGGAAGAATTATTGTGATTACAGGTTCGCCGGGAACAGGAAAGACAACAACTGCGTCGATTGTCGCAAAAGAATCGAACATGGATAAATCTGTGCATATGCACACAGACGACTTTTTTCATTATTTAAGCAAAGGAGCAATACCGCCGCATTTACCAGAGTCCAACGAACAAAATTTAGTTGTCATTGAAGCCTTTTTAGAAGCTGCAAAGCGCTATGCCCGCGGCGGATATGATGTAATTGTAGATGGAATTGTCGGGCCGTGGTTTTTAGAACCATGGAGAGCCCTTGTTCGAGAAGATTATGAAGTACACTATATTGTTTTAAGAGCCAGTAAAGAAGAAACTATGAAACGAGCTGTGGAACGTTCAAAATTAGACAGAAAAACAAATGTTGAATTAGTAGAAACAATGTGGGAGCAATTTTGCAATCTGGGAATATATGAATCGAATGTTGTAGATACGACCAATTATTCCATTCAAGAAACTGTTTCCGCAGTACAAGAAAAAATCGCAAGTAGGGCAGCATTGTTGTCTTAG
- the ant(9) gene encoding aminoglycoside nucleotidyltransferase ANT(9) has translation MNINEFPQQVNQVISIAETILQGQILGIYLYGSATMNGLRPDSDIDILIITKQELSNSIRADLTKQLLKISGSVGCIEKRPLEVTIINQSDIVPLQFPPKCQYMYGEWLRGEMEAGEYPQACNDPDIMILLWQARKNSITLKGAESKELIPAIPFHEIKKAIRFSLPGLISSFKGDERNVLLTLSRMWFTLVTEEITTKDVAAKWVILKLPERFPPLLTTAKEAYLGNLSDEWETVEKEAMALVEYMKKQIEELLRTE, from the coding sequence ATGAATATAAATGAATTTCCACAACAAGTAAATCAAGTTATTTCAATAGCAGAAACCATATTACAAGGTCAAATATTGGGGATATATTTATATGGTTCAGCAACAATGAATGGGCTGCGTCCAGATAGTGATATAGATATACTGATAATTACTAAACAAGAATTGAGTAATTCAATCAGAGCAGATCTAACAAAGCAATTATTGAAAATTTCTGGCTCCGTAGGCTGTATTGAAAAAAGACCTTTAGAGGTAACTATTATCAATCAATCTGATATTGTTCCGTTGCAATTTCCGCCAAAATGTCAGTATATGTATGGTGAATGGCTAAGGGGAGAGATGGAAGCAGGAGAATATCCGCAAGCCTGCAATGACCCAGATATAATGATTTTATTATGGCAAGCAAGAAAAAATAGCATAACTTTGAAGGGGGCGGAAAGCAAAGAGCTTATTCCCGCTATCCCATTTCACGAAATTAAAAAAGCAATTCGGTTTTCTTTACCTGGTTTGATTTCCAGCTTTAAGGGTGATGAAAGAAATGTGTTATTAACCTTATCACGAATGTGGTTTACTTTAGTAACAGAAGAAATCACGACAAAAGATGTTGCCGCAAAATGGGTAATTTTAAAATTGCCGGAGAGATTTCCCCCCCTGCTAACAACGGCAAAGGAAGCTTATTTGGGAAATTTGTCTGATGAATGGGAGACAGTAGAAAAGGAAGCGATGGCACTTGTAGAATATATGAAAAAACAAATTGAGGAATTACTTAGAACAGAGTAG
- a CDS encoding nucleoside phosphorylase, which translates to MPLVKHDYPVLEYDTASKAVFQPGNGKKCFPAKAVFAFLGDEVENYAHTHDGIQIDEFESATRRYPIYECLYNQEKICLCPAPVGSAAAVQVLEYLIAGGVTKIISVGSCGVLEDIPENRFLIPVSALRDEGTSYHYLPPSREVEISKAGINAIESALSQKNIPYWEVKTWTTDGFYRETVEMVQYRKEEGCQVVEMECSALAACAKFRKVTWAMLLFSADTLADPHKYQEREWGKTSISIALELALDAVLSVVEE; encoded by the coding sequence ATGCCATTAGTAAAGCATGACTACCCTGTTTTAGAGTACGATACCGCATCAAAAGCTGTTTTTCAGCCGGGAAATGGGAAAAAATGTTTTCCTGCAAAAGCAGTGTTTGCTTTTTTAGGAGACGAGGTTGAAAATTATGCACATACCCATGATGGAATACAGATAGATGAATTTGAAAGTGCAACAAGACGATATCCTATTTATGAATGTCTTTATAATCAGGAGAAAATATGTCTATGTCCGGCTCCTGTGGGAAGTGCTGCTGCCGTCCAAGTTTTAGAATATTTAATTGCAGGGGGTGTAACAAAGATTATTTCCGTCGGCTCCTGCGGCGTATTGGAAGACATCCCGGAAAATAGATTTTTGATACCTGTTTCTGCATTGAGAGATGAGGGAACATCTTACCATTATCTTCCTCCCTCCCGAGAAGTAGAGATTTCAAAGGCTGGTATAAATGCGATTGAATCTGCTTTAAGCCAAAAGAATATACCATATTGGGAAGTTAAAACATGGACAACAGACGGTTTTTATCGAGAAACAGTAGAAATGGTTCAGTATCGGAAAGAAGAGGGATGTCAAGTAGTAGAAATGGAATGTTCCGCATTGGCGGCGTGTGCAAAATTTAGAAAAGTTACATGGGCTATGCTGCTTTTTTCAGCCGATACTCTTGCAGACCCTCATAAATACCAAGAAAGAGAATGGGGAAAAACAAGTATATCCATAGCCTTAGAATTAGCCTTAGACGCTGTTTTATCAGTTGTTGAGGAGTAA